A segment of the Ipomoea triloba cultivar NCNSP0323 chromosome 1, ASM357664v1 genome:
AAGACATACTTGTTGGGTTTTTTTGATGGATTGAACAAACTCAGAATGCAACCATCTTTCCCTCATTCCCACTTCTTCTCTTCCCTGAAACGATTGGAGAAAAGATTGAAACTTGACACTCCAACAGACCTTCCCCCTCCACAAAATCAACAAAACTGCGTACTTGAATCTTCCACCGAGTCCCTAGGCACCCCATTATACCTCAACTCCTTACCCCACCCGCCCACCACTTCCTCAGACCTCCAAGAAAGTGAAGTTCCTCAAGAATTCCTCTCAAATTCCCCTGATTTCGCCCAAACCCTAACAGAAAATCCCCCTCAAGAACCAATGGGGAAAGttgaagaggatgatgatgatataaATCTGCTGATGCAGCTCTTGGGCTTGTCAGGGTGTGAGGGTGGTGGGTCCCAAAGGGGTGGGCAGAAACTGGGGTGTGATGATGGGTTTTATGGAGGGGTTGTTGGGGTGAAGGGGGTAAAGAGTGGGGAGGAATTGGAGAGGTTGGATGGGTGGATTAAGCATTTCTTGAATGGTGAGAAAGAGAGAAGAGAGCCCTTGAGGTTGGCTCATTTGCTTCTGGGCAAAGCTGCATTTCTGGATTCTATGGATAGTGGTGATGGTTTTGGAGGCCTTGAGTTCCCTTCCACCATTGATGAGTTCTTGCAGAATGATCCACCTGCTGATGATGAGGTTTAATCTTTGCTTCCTAATTGGTTAAGCCCTTGGAACCCTTTTGCTATTGCTCTTATGTTGTTTTCACATTTAAAGATGAAGTTTTATAATTGTCTCATTTTGTTTTGTGTGTTCTCTTTGAGAATATGTTGGGAATTTATAATTGCTTGTGTATTGCTTTTTTCCAGTGTTATTGTTATACAATCAGTTCTACTCTCTAGTGAATGACAATATGCTAATTCTGATTAAGGAATTCCATTCATTGGGTGTCATGAATTGGCGGACTCACCACcgattaaaaatgaaatttgattAATAATCAAATCAATCAGGTGATGCCATGTCAGGAGGGAAAGAGTGTAGGGAAAATAAACAAGGGGTATATAGCATTACTCTTCTGTTAATTACACACATTTAATGTGAAGTGCATTTCATACTTGAGATAAGAACTCGAGAAGATGATAGTAATGTAGCAGTAGCTccctagtaaaaaaaaatgattgatcTTTTACATCTTAATATCTTGTTGAGCCTGAGAGCTCTTACAAGTAGGTTTAAACTGAGGTCATCGAATTACAAGTTGGCAGGTTTAGTACTTGACTTGATCTAATAGTCACTTTTTTCtgttcaaaataataaaaatacaaatattttggCTCCTGATTGGAGCGATtaccttaggataaaattgTGTCCAGGACATTTAGTGAAGGCTGAAAATTTTGTTCATGTTGATGATCTAAGAGACTTTTTTAGCACTTCAATAAGAGATGAAAGTTAAGATTTGGGAGTAGAATCTGGATAAGCTAAGTGATCAAGAAATGTAAAGACTTTACCTGGTGCAATGTATCCAATTGTTCCGTTTGATGAAGATATACACACCCATTCTGCAAATTTTCCAGCCTGAGCTATTCCAAACTGAATTAGATGAGCATTCACTTTCCATCTAGAAGACATTAATAGGCACTATGGGGGAAATTATAACTCAGAAAGCAGGCATGATAACCCGCttgttacaaaatacaaatactTGCTGGAACTTGATTCTGTGAACTTATTTCAATATTTCCCGACAAGTCTAGATGTGTTCATTTCTCTCTAGCTTTTATGCAACATAGTAACTTTTGCATTGTTATAAATTAATATGGGTAAATCAGTCAATTCATAGGGAAGGCCCTTGTAATTCTTGAATGTGGACTGTGGAGtgaatattttatactttagTAACCCTCAGTGGTGGTTAGTGTAATTAGTGCTAAAATGAGTGAACATTTATTTCCAaaaaactttgtattacaaTTCTGAGAAATAGTCATTTCTGTGTTGTTTTCTTAACAAAGATCAATACTGCTTTCTCAACTCTAAATCTCTAATATAACATTTTAGCTGCCTTTTATGAAATTAGAAAAACTTTAAtgtttgcctttttttttttttttcagttgttGTTTGAAGATAGTCTAGCTGTCTAGGCATTCATATCGCATGCACTAACTACATCTGCAGAAATAAAAATCATGAAAGAGTGATAATCTGTAATAACAAACGAGGAGTCTCTCTATATCTTTATTATTCTATATACCAAACACCAAACACAAATTacatattattacaaaattatttccCACTTATGCTACAATATAATTACTCACATTTTACGAGCACTCTATTTACTTCAATTATTTAGAACTCTGCTTAGGATTTTGGCATAGGGAACTGATGGAACCGAATATTATGAGATGTTGGGCTTGGTAAATGCATTGATCCAAGAGGGCGTAACGGGTTTGAAGAGGATGAGTTGGACTAGGTTTGTGGATTGAAGTGGGCCTGGTGGTGATGGGTCGGGGCATGGGGCCCAATAGGCTGAGAAGGCTTGCCCGATGCTAGTAAGGGTGGTCGAAGAGTAGCTATTTGAGTACGTGATTGGTAGGGAGAGGCTTGGACCGACCGAGTTGTAGTTGTAATATATGTCTGAATTATAGTCCGAGTGTAATATAGTTAGCTAAGAGTTAGGAGTTTAGTTAATAGTTTAGTACAATTGGGGGTTAGATGGGCGGTTCCTTCCCCTACTTGGGACCCTATCTCCATGGTGTAACGCACAATAACATCTCATTCTCAAGGCATTAATAGCTTTCTTTGCAATCTAGTCCTTTACTTTGAGCTAGTTCTCGATTTAGCCTTAACCCGAGAAAATCTACTTCCACCAAGAACAATCTATCTAAGAACAAAACCCCATTGCTAGAATAAGGAATAATGATCCAACCATACGATATAACGCCCATCAATTATACTGCTGGCTTAAGAAATTGTACTTTTAGTGTTTCTCTCTTTATCATCGCCCTTTTGACATGTGTGAAGTATTTCTAAACATTCAACAGGTGTGCATAAAGTTGTAAAACGTTCATGTATATCATCTCTCTTAGTCTCTCCCTTTATTCCAACGGTAGGCTACTAAAATCTCTCACTTCACCGATTAACTTTACATCCATGGCTAAGTCATCTACTTCCGTTTCCATTATCATCCTGTTTCTTCTCCTTCATTTCTCAACTTCAGGTACCTCTTATTGTTCtatactcttttttatttttttgtctgcACTTTTCAtgtaattttcatatatttatctttgttaaattacatataattaGTATCTTATTTTGGCCTTAGTATTTTcatgagtgtatatatatgacttttttcctttcctttatcGTCCTCGAAATGGTAGAATTTGGGTACGGCATAAAAGGAGACTTGATCTAAGGATCTGTGGAGTCAATTCTTTCCCATTTTTTATTGCAACTTTACTTTCAaggatttatttttttatttattttttatggttTCTAGAACTGTCAGCCAAGTATTTTCTTGCAGCCAATCTTCGATCTGATCTTTTCACTCAAATACACTAACTtcatccattttaaaaattgtgaacccACAGAATCAGTATTTAGAGTTTGATTATCAAAGTTCTTTTGTTAATTATGTGCTAATGCTCTATCACTTTGAACATTTAATAATGTTCTCTCTCCTTATCCCTGATCCTTTTGGAACGGTTTTTGTCTGTTTCGCCACCTTTTTCTTTGAGTTTATTATCTGCTTTCTCACATTTTTCGTTTTTCAGGTAATATGATGAGGCTTGCAAATGCACAGGCACCTGGACAGGTAAGTTGAGAAAATTCTGCGACGTTATTATTTAGAATATTAATGAAAAACAAATACATCAAACTGAAATTTCGTTCACAATGAACTCACAGGGTTCTTGGTGCCTTCCAAGGCCTTCTGCTAGTTACCGGGAACTGATGGATAACATGAACTATGCTTGTAACGTAGTGAACTGCACAGCGATCCGACGAGGTGGCCCTTGCTTCCACCCGAACAGTCTCATAAACCACGCTTCTTTCGTGATGAATCTCTACTATCAGAAAGCGGGGAGGAACTTCTGGAACTGTGATTTCAAGAACACTGCTGTTATCGTCGTGACTGATCCAAGTAAAGAAAACCTTAAGTGCTTATatttcatttatgtttttttttggttatttacTCGCCTTGAAGTTAAAGttggttttctttttcctctgTAATTCTGCAGGCTATGGCAATTGCAAATATGATTGCACCCAGTAGGTGTAAGAAGCGAGATTTGCTTTTTAAGCTCGAATATCTGATTGTTATCTTATTTCCCTTTCGTCGGTACTTTACTTGTTTGTCCGAATAATATGTGAAAGTTTACCTTGTAAGGATTAATATTTGCTGCAAGAAATAATTGCATTGAAGAATGTTGTTTGCATTGTTGACCTACCCACACCAATATTCTGCACTTTCCAGATCTTGACTGTTGGAAACTTTATATTTGCATGATCTTCTTGGTGACCAGTAAAAAAGATATGAAGATATGGAAAtgccctttttttcttttacctcCTTTCATAGAGATCATGGACTAAAAAACCATGTGCTTTTTCAACATAACTGGAGGAATCTGTTAGTCCATAATTGAGGGTATTAAGGATGGCCCTTCGAGGCAACCCCAGCCAAGCTGGTTAGGCTGTTTGCTTGTAATCACAAGGTTCCAAGTGCGACTCTCAATGGGAGCGGTGTATtgtctttcttggtttgaaccggtcagctatgggtttacggtttacctccttgtggtcctttgtcgactagggtcacaaggcgaggTTTACCCCGTGCACACACTCGGgtaatgacaaaaaaaaaaaaaaacaacaacaatctCATGTTTGTTTTTAGTTGTTAGAAGTACTAAAACAATATTATCATATTGATGTCTGGTTTGAAGAGCTTATTGTGTGACCAATA
Coding sequences within it:
- the LOC116032557 gene encoding glucan endo-1,3-beta-D-glucosidase-like isoform X2 — protein: MVLEALSSLPPLMSSCRMIHLLMMRFNLCFLIGNMMRLANAQAPGQGSWCLPRPSASYRELMDNMNYACNVVNCTAIRRGGPCFHPNSLINHASFVMNLYYQKAGRNFWNCDFKNTAVIVVTDPSYGNCKYDCTQ
- the LOC116032557 gene encoding glucan endo-1,3-beta-D-glucosidase-like isoform X1 is translated as MVLEALSSLPPLMSSCRMIHLLMMRLLKSLTSPINFTSMAKSSTSVSIIILFLLLHFSTSGNMMRLANAQAPGQGSWCLPRPSASYRELMDNMNYACNVVNCTAIRRGGPCFHPNSLINHASFVMNLYYQKAGRNFWNCDFKNTAVIVVTDPSYGNCKYDCTQ